In a single window of the Tribolium castaneum strain GA2 chromosome 8, icTriCast1.1, whole genome shotgun sequence genome:
- the Trx2 gene encoding thioredoxin-2 yields the protein MVTHINDKADLVSKLTDAGDQLVVIDFFATWCGPCKMISPKLEELAQEFQNVHIFKVDVDECEDIAMEYNISSMPTFVFVKNSQTITQFSGANYEKLRQLVVENK from the exons ATGGTCACCCACATCAACGATAAG GCCGACCTTGTGTCGAAGCTCACCGATGCCGGCGACCAACTTGTCGTCATCGACTTCTTCGCTACTTGGTGCGGGCCATGTAAAATGATTTCGCCGAAATTGGAAGAGTTGGCTCAGGAATTCCAAAACGTGCACATTTTCAAG GTGGATGTGGACGAATGCGAAGATATCGCGATGGAATATAATATTTCGTCAATGCCTACTTTTGTTTTCGTGAAGAATAGTCAAACGATCACGCAGTTCAGCGGCGCCAACTATGAAAAGCTCAGACAGTTGGTAGTGGAGAACAAGTAG